A region of the Ignavibacteria bacterium genome:
ATACAGAGCAAAAAGATTCCAAGCTATGGAATATTGCTCGTAAAAGAGCAGGTTTTAAACGTCACTTAACCTCTTATATACTCGTGAATGCAGTGTTATGGGCTTTCTGGCTTTTTAATTTATTTACCAAATACCTCGGGCAAATTAATATTCACATAGGTGATAGTCTGCCTTGGCCTGCTTATGTTTCGTTTTTCTGGGGTATTGCACTTTTGTTCGATTATTATGAATCGTATTTTTCAAGTAAAAGTGATATGGTAGAAAGAGAATATCAAAAGTTGAAAGAAAAGAATAAGAATTAAGATTTATTAATTGGTGCAAACATTAAAACTAAATGGATTATATTAATCTCAAGTCGGGTATATGTCCGCAATGCGGGAGTAAAGAGATTTACACAGACAGCCAGCTTCCGAACAGGGGAGAAAGAAGTCAGATACCGGTTTCGTCTTTTAAATGGCTTTTAACAAAATATTATGTTTGTATTTCCTGCGGTTACTTTGAAGAATATATACGTGAAAAAGAACTGAAAGATGAAAAAACCATTGCAAAGATAAAAGATAATTGGAAAAAAGTATAAGAAGTTTTAGTAACCCCCGAATAATCTTGTGTGAACTGTTTTCCAAATATGTATGAAATTACCTACGGTTAAAAGGCAGATAATAATATCAGAGGCAAAACCATTTTCATCGAAAGCTACAGTATAATAACCCAGTTCTGAAGAATTATTATTAATTAATACTTTCATCTTCTTTCCTGTACTGTCATAAACGCTAATTTATACTTGACTTGATACGGACAAGCGGTATAAAAAATTGCTGTCTGATTAAAGGGATTTGGATAATTCTGTAACAGATTTCAAGAATCAGGCTAACCGAATAGAACAGAATTTGTAAAATAAAAATATCTGAATATACAGTTATAATCTACATTTAAAATACTGTATTTGTATTCTCCCGTTCAGAGATTTTCATCTTTATAATTGTAATTTGTCGGAGAATTTTTGTTACTCTAACCCTTTATTATACTTATAAATTCATAAGCACCACCGCTTAAACTTCTTTCGAGTCGGAATCTCTTGCTGTTCAGTTCATCAGCAGTTGTCAACTTCAAATAAGCATTATTGACTCCTGACGAAACTGACATTATTCCATCTCAGCGGGCAACAAATTATAGTTTAGAAGGTATCTCTCAAAAACACAACTACCATGAGTTGCGGCACGTAGAGGCCTATTTAGAGATAAAAGCTGCCAAATCAAAAACAAATACAGCTTTCGGCATTCTTTCGTTAAGTGAATACCAGTTATTATCCGAGTTTGTACCACAGTTTGTAAGCGGAAAATATGTGAAGTACCAAATCAATCGAATACAGCAAACACTTCTAAAATAAAACAAACTTCATTCCAAAGGTTTTTAATATTTTACGATTCGGATTCCTGCGTATTTGTAGTTGTCTTTTTAAACTTTGTCTTTAGCCATCCGATTATTGCCGGAAGTATTGAGAGGAACACAACTATAACAATTACCTTCTCAATATGATGTTCAACACCCGGTATGTTACCGAGATAGTATCCGAGTAAGGTCATGGTTAAAATCCAGAACAAACCGCCAAAGACATTGAACTGGGCAAATCTAATATAATGCATATCAGCAATACCAGCTACAGTTGGGGCAAAAGTTCTAATAATAGGCATGAACCTTGCGATAATAATTGTCTTACCGCCGTGTTTTTCATAAAAGTTATGAGTTTTAATCAAGTGTTCTTGTTTGAAGAACCTTGATGACTTTCTGCTGTAAAGTTTTGTACCAAGTTTTTTACCTATAAAATATCCTACGGCATCTCCGATTATTGCCGCCGGAATCAGTAGAAAATTCAAATAGTAGATATTTAGATAAGTTTCATTTGTCGGACTGCCAGGAACTACGGTTGCTGCGAGTAAGCCAGCTGTAACAAGCAGAGAATCTCCGGGAAGGAAAAAACCGACTAATAATCCCGTTTCAGAGAATATAATTATAAATAACCCAATGTATCCCACATCTCTGATAAGAATCTTCAGAAAATCAGGGTTTGTAACGTAAGTCCACAATTCATTAATAAATTCCAAGTTGTGTATTATTTAATTATTAAAATTAACTCTTAATTTAGCATATTTAAGTATAATCTTTTTAAGACCGCAATCCTCAAAAAGTATATCCGCTTTCTTGTCTTTTCCTTTTCCTTTAATACCAATAACAACACCGCTTCCAAACGTTTCATGATAAACACCCGTACCTTTAACTATGTCGGAAAACTCGCCGCCAGAATCTTCAAATTCGTCATGAAGAGTTTTAAACTTTATACCCGGATTAGCATTTGATCTATTATAATGAAACGCAATTTTACTTTTACCCGTTTTGAAATTTTCGTATTCAACGAGTTCCATTTTATTGAACTCATCTTCAATCTCTTTCAGAAACCTGGATTTTATCTGATACATCTTATTACCGAACCTGTACCGCATATCAGCAAACGATATATAAAGTTTTGCCATTGCCCGTGTTATTGCAACGTAGAAAAGCCTTCTTTCCTCTTCAAGTTCTTCAAGAGAGTTTAACGAACCAGTTACCGGAAAAATTCCCTCCTCAACACCTGCAATAAACACAACGGGGAATTCGAGTCCTTTGGACGCATGAATAGTCATTAATGTAACGGCATTCTTTTTATCATCAATTTCATCAATATCGCTGACGAGAGAAACCCGCGAAAGGAAATCATCGAGCGAGGGCATATCTTGTGATTCGACATATTCTGCGACAGCAGAAACAAACTCATCAATATTATTAATTCTCTCTTCGGCTTCATTAGTATTTTCAAGACGAAGTGCTTTCAGTGTACCCATTTCATCAATCACCCCTCTTACGAGTTCATGCAGTTCGATATCATCCTTAAGGTATTTGTATTTATTTATGAAGTTTAAAACCTCAAGAATTTTATTTCTTGCTTTACCAGTTATGGTACCAAGATTGTCTGTTGATTCAATCACCTGAAATAGATTCTTTTTGCTCTCGGATGCGATATCCCTGAGCTTATCCA
Encoded here:
- a CDS encoding 2TM domain-containing protein yields the protein MENNQTNTEQKDSKLWNIARKRAGFKRHLTSYILVNAVLWAFWLFNLFTKYLGQINIHIGDSLPWPAYVSFFWGIALLFDYYESYFSSKSDMVEREYQKLKEKNKN
- a CDS encoding VTT domain-containing protein, with the translated sequence MEFINELWTYVTNPDFLKILIRDVGYIGLFIIIFSETGLLVGFFLPGDSLLVTAGLLAATVVPGSPTNETYLNIYYLNFLLIPAAIIGDAVGYFIGKKLGTKLYSRKSSRFFKQEHLIKTHNFYEKHGGKTIIIARFMPIIRTFAPTVAGIADMHYIRFAQFNVFGGLFWILTMTLLGYYLGNIPGVEHHIEKVIVIVVFLSILPAIIGWLKTKFKKTTTNTQESES